The following coding sequences are from one Molothrus aeneus isolate 106 chromosome Z, BPBGC_Maene_1.0, whole genome shotgun sequence window:
- the UGCG gene encoding ceramide glucosyltransferase: protein MAVLALASEGLAIFGLILFVVLWLMHFMSIIYTRLHLNKKATDKQPYSKLPGVSLLKPLKGVDPNLINNLETFFELDYPKYEVLLCVQDHDDPAIDVCKKLLGKYPNVDARLFIGGKKVGINPKINNLMPGYEVAKYDLIWICDSGIRVTPDTLTDMANQMTEKVGLVHGLPYVADRQGFAATLEQVYFGTSHPRSYISANLTGFKCVTGMSCLMRKDVLDQAGGLIAFAQYIAEDYFMAKAIADRGWKFAMATQVAMQNSGSYSISQFQSRMIRWAKLRINMLPATIICEPISECFVASLVIGWAAHHVFRWDIMVFFMCHCLAWFIFDYIQLKGVQGGALCFSKLDYAVAWFIRESMTIYIFLSALWDPTISWRTGRYRLRCGGTAEEIIDV from the exons ACGCCTCCACCTCAATAAGAAAGCCACGGACAAACAGCCATATAGCAAGCTTCCTGGTGTTTCACTTCTAAAGCCGTTAAAAGGCGTGGATCCTAACCTGATCAATAACCTAGAAACCTTCTTTGAGCTGGATTATCCTAAA TATGAAGTACTACTCTGTGTACAAGATCATGATGATCCAGCTATTGATGTGTGCAAAAAGCTCCTTGGCAAATACCCAAATGTTGATGCTAGACTGTTTATAG gTGGCAAGAAGGTTGGCATCAACCCTAAGATTAATAACTTAATGCCTGGCTATGAAGTTGCCAAATATGATCTCATATGGATTTGTGATAGTGGAATCAGAG TAACACCAGACACGCTGACAGATATGGCCAATCAAATGACTGAAAAAGTGGGCTTGGTCCATGGGCTTCCCTATGTTGCAGACAGACAGGGGTTTGCTGCTACTCTTGAACAG GTCTATTTTGGTACTTCACATCCAAGGTCATATATTTCAGCCAACTTAACTGGCTTTAAGTGTGTAACAGGAATGTCATGCTTGATGAGGAAGGATGTCTTGGACCAGGCTGGAGGACTGATAGCTTTTGCACAGTATATTGCTGAAGATTACTTTATGGCCAAAGCGATAGCTGACCG GGGCTGGAAATTTGCAATGGCCACGCAAGTTGCAATGCAAAACTCTGGTTCATATTCTATTTCTCAGTTTCAGTCCAGAATGATCAG gTGGGCCAAACTACGAATTAATATGTTGCCTGCCACAATAATTTGCGAGCCAATCTCAGAGTGCTTCGTTGCCAGTCTAGTTATTGGATGGGCAGCTCATCATGTGTTTAGATGGGATATAATGGTATTTTTCATGTGTCACTGCTTGGCATGGTTTATATTTGACTACATTCAACTAAAAGGTGTTCAG GGTGGTGCTCTGTGTTTTTCAAAACTTGATTATGCAGTAGCTTGGTTCATCAGAGAATCCATGACAATTTATATTTTCCTATCTGCTTTGTGGGACCCCACCATTAGCTGGAGGACAGGGCGCTACAGGTTACGTTGTGGAGGCACTGCAGAAGAAATTATTGATGTATAG